One genomic segment of Microcella indica includes these proteins:
- a CDS encoding zf-HC2 domain-containing protein → MTDCGCDKAKAELEEFLHNELSAAECADIREHLANCDDCSAEHLVGLTLSSKVKEACQETAPDDLKAMIMGSIERLDA, encoded by the coding sequence ATGACGGACTGCGGTTGCGACAAGGCCAAGGCAGAGCTCGAGGAGTTTCTGCACAACGAGTTGAGTGCCGCCGAGTGCGCCGACATTCGCGAGCACCTCGCGAACTGCGACGACTGCTCGGCCGAGCACCTCGTGGGGCTCACCCTCAGCAGCAAGGTCAAGGAGGCGTGTCAGGAGACCGCCCCCGACGACCTCAAGGCGATGATTATGGGCTCGATCGAACGCCTCGACGCCTGA